The nucleotide window CAGCGCCTGGAAAATCGCGAAGGTAAGCGCGACCAGCGTCAGGGCCGGAAAGCCGGTCAGCGTGCCATTGACGATCGCGAGGTCGCCAAAACGGAAATCAAGGCCGAAACCGAGCAGCGTGAAGAGCGCGACAAAGACGGCGACAAGAATCGCGGTCTCGCGCCGATTGCGGCGTTCGAGCTCCCAGAAATCGGCTCGCGCGGCAGACATCCCCTGAATCCCCGCGCCCGGGCATCAGGCGCGCGGCGTCGAAGGCGCCTGTGCCGCGCCGCCGCCCATAGAAAGATCGACCTTCGGCACCACCTGGTCCTCGGGCGCACCCTGGAAGTACTCGGCCTGCTTGAAGCCGAAATTGTTGGCGATCAGATTGGTGGGAAAACTCTCGATGCGCGTGTTCAGCAGCATCACGGAGTCGTTGTAGGCCTGGCGCGAAAAGGCGATCTGATTCTCGGTGGTGGTCAGCTCCTCCTGGAGCTTCAGCACATTCTGGTCGGACTTGAGCTGCGGATAATTCTCGATCACGGCGAGCAGGCGGCTCAGTCCTCCGGTTATCTGGTTCTCGGCCGCCATGCGCGAGGCCTGGTCAGGCGCGCTGATCGCCTTGGCACGCGCCTCCACCACCTGGGTTAGAGTTTCGCGCTCGAACTGCATGTAGCCCTTGACCGCCTCGACGAGGTTGGGGATGAGGTCGTGGCGGCGGCGC belongs to Candidatus Binataceae bacterium and includes:
- a CDS encoding LemA family protein, giving the protein MSASLVVLIILAAVVAWAVLGYNSLVSVRNQVQNAWRQIDVQLRRRHDLIPNLVEAVKGYMQFERETLTQVVEARAKAISAPDQASRMAAENQITGGLSRLLAVIENYPQLKSDQNVLKLQEELTTTENQIAFSRQAYNDSVMLLNTRIESFPTNLIANNFGFKQAEYFQGAPEDQVVPKVDLSMGGGAAQAPSTPRA